In Nymphaea colorata isolate Beijing-Zhang1983 chromosome 3, ASM883128v2, whole genome shotgun sequence, a genomic segment contains:
- the LOC116250633 gene encoding pentatricopeptide repeat-containing protein At1g62260, mitochondrial — translation MKAVARFCTLSIDRDVVFWNKSISSLVRKGLLREAHRVFDEMPQRTVVSWNAIITGYVRNNDLKQARKLFDEMPQKDVVSWNLILSAYIRVGKIDEGRRFFDGITAKDAVSWNTMIGGYTKVLRISDAHSLFEKTPMRNVVSWNTMITGYVGCGDLRSAKELFERMPARDLASWNAMVVGLVQNGELDEAARLLEKMGKGDVDAYNSLIAGYGQNRRVEDARRLFDKIPREGCCRQNEPGVDDGIKKFERNVVSWNTMIMCYVKDGNLPAAQQLFDEMPVRDIVSWNTLISGYVHASAIDKALFLFSKVPGPDVETWNSIISGLAQNRRLEDARSFFNSAPRKNLVSWNAIISGCEQNDDYHGALDLFLKMQECCLKPDKHTLSCVLSACAGLVALHQGKQIHQYLTKSWVCDTPLKNSLITMYSKCGEITDARKVFDDVQFRDLISWNALIGGYAHNGCAEEALLMFSKMKMLKVAPSHITFLSVLSACGHAGLVEEGRRHFCSMTEDFHIIPRMEHFASMVDIFGRSGLIQEAVELINEMPVLPDRSVWGSLLSAAKIHANLEVAALAAQALIKLEPESSMSYVVLSNMYANAGKWNAALEVRKLMEKNGVKKEPGYSHIELLNTVHAFVAGDRTHPMAQKIYEVTECFSLHVNDFVFGYETSDSLVIDKG, via the coding sequence ATGAAGGCAGTTGCTCGCTTCTGCACCCTCTCTATCGATCGAGATGTCGTCTTCTGGAACAAGAGCATTTCGAGTCTCGTCCGAAAGGGCCTACTCCGCGAAGCCCACAGAGTGTTCGACGAAATGCCCCAGCGAACTGTCGTCTCCTGGAATGCCATCATAACTGGCTACGTCCGGAACAATGATCTAAAGCAAGCTCGCAAACTGTTCGATGAAATGCCTCAAAAGGACGTGGTCTCTTGGAACTTGATCCTGTCCGCGTATATTAGAGTCGGGAAGATAGACGAGGGGAGGCGGTTTTTCGATGGGATTACGGCGAAGGATGCAGTGTCTTGGAATACTATGATCGGTGGGTATACGAAAGTTTTGAGAATATCGGATGCACACAGCCTGTTCGAAAAGACGCCTATGAGGAACGTGGTATCGTGGAACACCATGATCACTGGATACGTCGGTTGCGGAGATTTACGTTCGGCAAAGGAACTGTTTGAGAGGATGCCCGCGAGGGATTTAGCGTCGTGGAATGCGATGGTTGTGGGTCTTGTGCAGAACGGGGAGTTGGATGAGGCCGCTAGGTTGCTGGAGAAAATGGGGAAAGGGGATGTTGATGCGTATAACAGTTTGATTGCTGGCTATGGGCAGAACAGGAGAGTGGAAGATGCTCGTCGCTTGTTTGATAAGATTCCTCGCGAAGGCTGCTGTAGACAAAATGAGCCTGGTGTTGATGACGGGATTAAgaaatttgagagaaatgtGGTTTCCTGGAATACCATGATCATGTGTTATGTTAAGGACGGAAACTTGCCTGCTGCACAACAGTTGTTCGATGAAATGCCTGTCCGCGATATTGTGTCATGGAATACACTAATCAGTGGTTATGTACATGCATCCGCGATTGATAAGGCATTGTTTCTGTTCAGTAAAGTTCCTGGGCCGGATGTGGAGACGTGGAACTCCATTATCTCCGGACTGGCTCAGAACAGGAGATTGGAGGACGCTCGCTCTTTCTTTAACAGTGCACCGCGGAAGAACTTGGTTTCGTGGAATGCAATAATATCTGGTTGTGAACAGAATGACGACTACCATGGAGCACTCGATCTCTTCCTCAAGATGCAGGAATGCTGTCTGAAACCTGATAAACACACACTGTCATGTGTTCTCAGTGCGTGTGCTGGACTAGTGGCTTTGCATCAGGGAAAGCAGATACATCAGTACCTCACAAAATCATGGGTCTGCGACACACCTTTGAAGAACTCTCTTATAACAATGTATTCTAAATGTGGAGAGATTACTGACGCTAGAAAAGTATTTGATGACGTGCAATTTAGAGATTTGATTTCTTGGAATGCATTAATCGGAGGATATGCACATAATGGTTGTGCAGAGGAAGCCCTGCTGATGTTTAGCAAgatgaaaatgttgaaagtgGCACCCAGTCATATTACGTTCCTTTCTGTGTTATCAGCATGTGGCCATGCAGGCTTAGTGGAGGAAGGCAGGAGACATTTCTGTTCCATGACTGAAGATTTTCATATCATTCCAAGGATGGAGCATTTTGCCTCCATGGTTGATATCTTCGGCAGAAGTGGGCTTATACAAGAGGCAGTCGAACTCATAAATGAAATGCCAGTTTTACCAGACAGGTCTGTCTGGGGATCTTTGCTTTCTGCTGCCAAAATTCATGCCAATCTAGAAGTCGCTGCCTTGGCAGCTCAGGCTTTAATTAAGCTTGAGCCAGAAAGCTCCATGTCATATGTTGTCTTATCCAATATGTATGCCAATGCAGGAAAATGGAATGCTGCACTAGAAGTAAGAAAGTTGATGGAAAAAAATGGTGTCAAAAAGGAACCCGGGTACAGCCATATTGAGTTGCTAAACACGGTTCATGCCTTTGTTGCAGGAGACAGAACGCATCCCATGGctcaaaaaatatatgaagTGACCGAATGCTTCAGTCTGCatgtcaatgattttgtttttggatatGAAACTTCAGATTCTCTTGTGATTGACAAAGGGTGA